From Salinirubellus salinus, the proteins below share one genomic window:
- a CDS encoding flagellar protein G: MADSTIPSLVMFIASIILAAAVSGVLINTVGGVSRAVDAQGGDLATNIETDVEIISDAGSPVYDDGTGEVTLLVKNTGQRSLPADATVLDVMLDGQYQTDVTVTEVTGAPEWGRGDVVEVVVGVGPLGAGDHRVKLVTRGDEEVFTFRA, translated from the coding sequence ATGGCCGACTCCACCATCCCCTCGCTCGTGATGTTCATCGCGAGCATCATCCTCGCGGCGGCGGTCAGCGGCGTCCTCATCAACACCGTCGGGGGCGTCTCGCGGGCCGTCGACGCGCAGGGCGGCGACCTCGCGACCAACATCGAGACGGACGTGGAGATCATCAGCGACGCCGGCAGCCCCGTCTACGACGACGGGACCGGGGAGGTCACGCTGCTCGTGAAGAACACGGGCCAGCGCTCGCTCCCGGCCGACGCGACGGTGCTCGACGTCATGCTCGACGGCCAGTACCAGACCGACGTGACCGTCACCGAGGTGACGGGTGCCCCCGAGTGGGGCCGGGGTGACGTGGTCGAGGTCGTGGTCGGCGTCGGCCCGCTCGGCGCCGGCGACCACCGGGTCAAACTGGTCACCCGCGGCGACGAGGAGGTGTTCACCTTCCGCGCATGA
- a CDS encoding ATPase domain-containing protein — MSNQFPLGLDDHDRLAAELGGGLPRGAIVLVEGEYGAGKSVLSQRLTYGFCQEGVSVTYLSTELEVRGFLDQMHSLSYDVVRPLLDEQVLFLHADVGGSGALSGDDDQERRELLTRLMDAETMWQSDVIVVDTFDAILRNDPKFEALVRQNDERQAALEIIGFFRDVVSEGRTIVITVDPTTVDDEAIGPFRSIADVFLELEMTEVGNDVRRNISVKRFAGMGQQVGDTVGYSVRSGIGIVIESRSVA, encoded by the coding sequence ATGAGCAACCAGTTCCCGCTCGGTCTCGACGACCACGACCGGCTCGCCGCGGAACTCGGTGGGGGGCTCCCGCGCGGCGCCATCGTCCTCGTCGAGGGCGAGTACGGTGCCGGCAAGTCCGTGCTGAGCCAGCGACTCACCTACGGGTTCTGTCAGGAGGGGGTCTCGGTGACCTACCTCTCGACGGAGCTCGAGGTGCGAGGGTTCCTCGACCAGATGCACTCGCTCTCCTACGACGTGGTCCGGCCGCTGCTCGACGAGCAGGTGCTGTTCCTCCACGCCGACGTCGGGGGGAGCGGCGCGCTGTCCGGCGACGACGACCAGGAGCGCCGCGAACTGCTCACCCGGCTGATGGACGCCGAGACGATGTGGCAGTCCGACGTGATCGTCGTAGACACGTTCGACGCCATCCTCCGGAACGACCCGAAGTTCGAGGCGCTCGTGCGGCAGAACGACGAGCGACAGGCCGCCCTCGAGATAATCGGCTTCTTCCGGGACGTGGTGAGCGAGGGTCGCACCATCGTCATCACGGTGGACCCGACCACGGTGGACGACGAGGCCATCGGTCCGTTCCGCTCCATCGCCGACGTGTTCCTCGAACTGGAGATGACCGAGGTGGGCAACGACGTGCGGCGCAACATCTCGGTCAAGCGGTTCGCCGGCATGGGCCAGCAGGTGGGAGACACGGTGGGGTACTCGGTCCGTTCGGGTATCGGCATCGTCATCGAGTCACGGAGCGTCGCCTGA
- a CDS encoding type II/IV secretion system ATPase subunit, whose amino-acid sequence MTTEHGSATISADLKSEAGRWSHLREHLKRFKQITGEFPKLIPGPEGEYESPRPNVIYHLGGPIYVQVYGNLGEDTKYYAIEPELNEDERSVFTVVKNKFLERSVSKSAPTTDEGYEQRIVELLDEIVHIAEQAKGTFQRVLSRFNLGKTEVTKETYEKIRYRLIRDIVGLGPLEPIMRDEANEDIHIIGPKQVDVEHGVYGLIETTVEWEDSAEFDNWIRNMGERIGDPVSDSDPIVDSTLPDGSRINIIYSDDVSLRGSSLTIRQGEDIPLSVFQITKWGTLSPELAAYLWLCLENERTVFVVGETASGKTTTLNGILSFIPNDSKIYTAEDTAEVLPPHDTWQQLLTRESEDGGGVDMFDLVAAALRSRPDYIIVGEVRGEEGRMAFQAAQTGHPVMLTFHASNIVSMIQRFTGDPINIPETFMDNCDVALFQNRVKRGNDTLRRVTSVHEIEGYSKEMGGVVTREVFYWDPVDDEIVFQGMNNSYILEEKIATLLGYEDTRDIYDDVAFRAELVERAIQEGILDYHAVNEFIDDYQRDGMEGIPFTIHREG is encoded by the coding sequence ATGACCACGGAGCACGGTTCCGCCACGATATCCGCCGACCTCAAGAGCGAGGCCGGCCGGTGGAGTCACCTCCGTGAACACCTCAAGCGGTTCAAGCAGATCACGGGCGAGTTCCCGAAGCTCATCCCCGGTCCCGAGGGGGAGTACGAGTCCCCCCGCCCGAACGTCATCTACCACCTCGGTGGGCCCATCTACGTCCAGGTGTACGGCAACCTCGGCGAGGACACGAAGTACTACGCCATCGAGCCGGAGCTGAACGAGGACGAACGCTCCGTGTTCACCGTCGTCAAGAACAAGTTCCTGGAGCGGTCGGTCTCGAAGTCGGCCCCCACGACCGACGAGGGGTACGAACAGCGTATCGTCGAGTTGCTCGACGAGATCGTCCACATCGCGGAGCAGGCGAAGGGCACCTTCCAGCGCGTCCTCTCGCGGTTCAACCTCGGGAAGACCGAGGTCACGAAGGAGACCTACGAGAAGATCCGGTACCGCCTGATACGCGACATCGTCGGGCTGGGCCCGCTCGAGCCCATCATGCGCGACGAGGCCAACGAGGACATCCACATCATCGGCCCGAAGCAGGTCGACGTCGAGCACGGCGTCTACGGCCTCATCGAGACCACCGTCGAGTGGGAGGACAGCGCGGAGTTCGACAACTGGATCCGGAACATGGGCGAGCGCATCGGCGACCCGGTCAGCGACTCCGACCCCATCGTCGACTCCACGCTGCCGGACGGGTCGCGTATCAACATCATCTACTCCGACGACGTCTCGCTGCGCGGGTCCTCGCTCACCATCCGGCAGGGCGAGGACATCCCGCTGTCCGTGTTCCAGATCACGAAGTGGGGCACGCTCTCGCCCGAGTTGGCAGCCTACCTCTGGCTGTGTCTGGAGAACGAACGGACGGTGTTCGTCGTCGGCGAGACGGCGTCGGGGAAGACGACCACGCTCAACGGCATCCTCTCGTTCATCCCGAACGACTCGAAGATATACACCGCCGAGGACACCGCCGAGGTGCTGCCCCCCCACGACACGTGGCAGCAGCTCCTCACGCGAGAGTCCGAGGACGGCGGCGGGGTCGACATGTTCGACCTCGTCGCCGCGGCGCTCCGCTCGCGGCCCGACTACATCATCGTGGGCGAGGTGCGTGGCGAGGAGGGCCGCATGGCGTTCCAGGCGGCCCAGACCGGCCACCCGGTGATGCTCACGTTCCACGCCTCGAACATCGTCTCGATGATCCAGCGGTTCACGGGCGACCCCATCAACATCCCCGAGACGTTCATGGACAACTGTGACGTGGCGCTGTTCCAGAACCGCGTCAAGCGGGGCAACGACACCCTCCGGCGGGTCACGAGCGTCCACGAGATAGAGGGCTACTCCAAGGAGATGGGCGGGGTCGTCACCCGCGAGGTGTTCTACTGGGACCCCGTGGACGACGAGATCGTGTTCCAGGGGATGAACAACTCGTACATCCTGGAGGAGAAGATCGCCACCCTGCTCGGCTACGAGGACACCCGCGACATCTACGACGACGTGGCGTTCCGTGCGGAACTCGTCGAGCGGGCCATCCAGGAGGGTATCCTCGACTACCACGCGGTCAACGAGTTCATCGACGACTACCAGCGCGACGGGATGGAGGGCATCCCGTTCACCATCCACAGGGAGGGCTGA
- the flaJ gene encoding archaellar assembly protein FlaJ — protein sequence MAAEPGTENERTTGAATGGADGVDWLELAESVLEAYEKMEIPLRRYGLLVLAPAAMLFAFSVVGLVVLPFGLVVRLPLVLLGTVLFGAALVYPKLLVEQERIALERQINLIVTHMTVLSQTNIDRVEVFRTLAQEEEYGALAEEMGRIVQLVDAWNQSLDEACQRRARQVPSKPLSDFLDRMAYSLNAGQELGDFLLGEQEAMTQAYVTVYEGTLDNLEVMKDLYLSMILSMVFALVNAVVLPMLTGVDAATTVAAVLVVFVLVQAGFYYVIRTMSPYDPVWYQAGDHRTRDDWLLLGTVAGAGVLAALLLLGGAVMWFLGGSLGRFAADLPLPLKAAIPVTPLVIPGIVVRRMEEDIKDVDEEFPTFIRALGSSESAKQATTTAVLETLREKDFGELSSHIEGLYTRLSMRLDTGHSWYLFAAESRSYLVQKFSEMYNLGRQMGGEPKLLGELISRNMNEVLQLREQRRQATVTLIGVIYGITAAASFTMFIGLEVTVELAEISSEMNLDATGFGAQLLYAGVYDVPAIEYLLTLIVLFNAALSSLMIRQVDGGHKANAYFHFVLLLWLGALLGVATRSVAGALL from the coding sequence ATGGCCGCCGAGCCCGGGACCGAGAACGAGCGGACGACCGGGGCCGCGACCGGCGGGGCCGACGGCGTCGACTGGCTCGAACTGGCCGAGTCGGTGCTCGAAGCCTACGAGAAGATGGAGATACCGCTCCGACGGTACGGGCTCCTCGTCCTCGCGCCCGCGGCGATGCTCTTCGCGTTCTCCGTGGTCGGGCTCGTCGTCCTCCCGTTCGGCCTCGTCGTCCGGCTGCCGCTGGTCCTGCTCGGGACGGTGCTGTTCGGCGCGGCGCTGGTCTACCCCAAGTTGCTCGTCGAGCAGGAGCGCATCGCGCTGGAGCGACAGATCAACCTCATCGTCACGCACATGACGGTGCTCTCGCAGACCAACATCGACCGCGTCGAGGTGTTCCGCACGCTCGCCCAGGAGGAGGAGTACGGCGCGCTCGCCGAAGAGATGGGCCGCATCGTCCAGCTGGTCGACGCGTGGAACCAGTCGCTCGACGAGGCCTGCCAGCGCCGCGCCCGACAGGTCCCCTCGAAACCCCTCTCGGACTTCCTCGACCGGATGGCCTACTCGCTGAACGCCGGGCAGGAACTCGGCGACTTCCTCCTCGGAGAACAGGAGGCGATGACGCAGGCGTACGTCACCGTCTACGAGGGGACGCTCGACAACCTCGAGGTGATGAAGGACCTCTACCTGTCGATGATCCTCTCGATGGTGTTCGCGCTGGTGAACGCCGTCGTCCTCCCGATGCTGACGGGGGTGGACGCCGCGACGACCGTCGCGGCCGTCCTCGTCGTGTTCGTCCTCGTGCAGGCCGGGTTCTACTACGTCATCCGCACCATGTCGCCGTACGACCCGGTCTGGTACCAGGCCGGCGACCACCGGACACGCGACGACTGGCTGCTGCTGGGGACCGTCGCCGGCGCGGGGGTGCTCGCGGCGCTGCTGCTGCTCGGCGGCGCCGTGATGTGGTTCCTCGGCGGGTCGCTCGGACGGTTCGCCGCCGACCTCCCCCTGCCGCTGAAGGCGGCCATCCCGGTGACGCCGCTCGTGATCCCGGGCATCGTCGTCCGTCGGATGGAGGAGGACATCAAGGACGTCGACGAGGAGTTCCCGACGTTCATCCGTGCGCTGGGGTCCTCCGAGAGCGCGAAGCAGGCGACGACGACGGCGGTGCTCGAGACGCTCCGCGAGAAGGACTTCGGCGAGCTCTCCTCGCACATCGAGGGGCTGTACACCCGGCTGTCGATGCGCCTCGACACCGGTCACTCGTGGTACCTGTTCGCCGCCGAGAGCCGCTCGTACCTCGTCCAGAAGTTCTCCGAGATGTACAACCTCGGCCGGCAGATGGGTGGCGAGCCCAAACTGCTGGGCGAACTCATCAGCCGGAACATGAACGAGGTGCTCCAGTTGCGCGAACAGCGCCGGCAGGCGACGGTGACGCTCATCGGCGTCATCTACGGCATCACGGCCGCGGCGTCGTTCACGATGTTCATCGGGCTGGAGGTGACGGTGGAGCTCGCGGAGATATCGAGCGAGATGAACCTCGACGCCACCGGCTTCGGCGCCCAGTTGCTCTACGCCGGCGTCTACGACGTGCCCGCCATCGAGTACCTGTTGACGCTCATCGTCCTGTTCAACGCCGCGCTCTCCTCGCTGATGATCCGGCAGGTTGACGGCGGTCACAAGGCCAACGCCTACTTCCACTTCGTCCTGCTGCTGTGGCTGGGTGCCCTGCTCGGCGTGGCGACGCGCTCCGTCGCGGGGGCGTTGCTGTGA
- a CDS encoding CheF family chemotaxis protein, with product MSSPSGKGAKGGERPVVDFVASFVAGGAGPYVPLRGRVVMSSRRLVLVNAAARTNVPFGAIDDVAIGRVPENVADLFDDTVLVGYATGDGRRRTAIVGAETEHVDRFAGLLYRALLEGQDVVVRYATRVGGRLRDETPVRSCSASLDVGAGTLTFEDGAGWTETIEADEVGYVRWVDRTIGGETRTVLSVEHVEDGSALTTEVWMRSPRRLNVLGRFLRQEFSAAAAGASTVDVDEDDLEVLVAIHTLGEDATEMIRGDETMSERCEWLVDEGLVEDGPTGLQATAQGHVLLNRHFESVNE from the coding sequence GTGAGCTCGCCGAGCGGGAAGGGTGCGAAGGGGGGCGAGCGGCCGGTCGTCGACTTCGTCGCCAGTTTCGTCGCCGGCGGCGCCGGCCCGTACGTCCCGCTCCGGGGTCGCGTGGTGATGTCCTCGCGGCGGCTCGTCCTCGTCAACGCCGCCGCCCGGACGAACGTCCCGTTCGGCGCCATCGACGACGTGGCCATCGGCCGGGTCCCCGAGAACGTCGCGGACCTCTTCGACGATACGGTGCTCGTCGGGTACGCCACCGGTGACGGGCGCCGGCGGACGGCCATCGTCGGCGCCGAGACGGAGCACGTCGACCGCTTCGCCGGCCTCCTCTACAGGGCGCTCCTGGAGGGGCAGGACGTCGTGGTCCGCTACGCCACCCGCGTCGGCGGCCGGTTGCGCGACGAGACGCCCGTCCGCTCGTGCTCGGCCTCGCTCGACGTGGGGGCGGGGACGCTCACGTTCGAGGACGGGGCCGGCTGGACCGAGACCATCGAGGCGGACGAGGTAGGGTACGTCCGCTGGGTCGACCGGACCATCGGCGGCGAGACGCGGACGGTGCTCTCGGTCGAGCACGTCGAGGACGGGTCAGCGCTCACGACGGAGGTGTGGATGCGCTCGCCCCGGCGGCTGAACGTACTCGGGCGCTTCCTCCGACAGGAGTTCTCGGCCGCCGCCGCCGGTGCCTCCACGGTCGACGTCGACGAGGACGACCTCGAGGTGCTCGTCGCCATCCACACCCTCGGCGAGGACGCGACCGAGATGATTCGGGGCGACGAGACGATGAGCGAGCGCTGTGAGTGGCTCGTCGACGAGGGACTCGTCGAGGACGGCCCGACCGGCCTGCAGGCGACGGCGCAGGGCCACGTCCTGCTGAACCGGCACTTCGAGTCGGTGAACGAGTAG
- a CDS encoding CheF family chemotaxis protein, with protein sequence MQRTDERRLADARGKFCWARRSGRPVDDADWTPGRVLLSNRRLVLAGTGGKLTVALSKVTNVGGRFDVNQRVAGEADYLSVHIDEDVLLVVVHDETFETAFYGALVGRDALRTRHPAKVGGVVKDSEWQDARVKVEPDAVAMATPKGEFVEIPYDDVGAVRSAERTVEGSTRRVLEVEHADEEGTSVETYFTGKARQCAILATVFGQREDHVGVDVDLDETEQQVVMALYSGVSPFDIPDFLGIDVDEAEELVERLLELQVVEEVRVRREVELNARGRHIAGDVIETQ encoded by the coding sequence ATGCAGCGCACGGACGAGCGACGACTCGCGGACGCGAGGGGGAAGTTCTGCTGGGCCAGACGGAGCGGTCGCCCCGTCGACGACGCCGACTGGACGCCCGGCCGCGTCCTCCTGTCGAACCGTCGGCTGGTGCTGGCCGGCACAGGCGGGAAACTCACCGTCGCCCTCTCGAAGGTGACGAACGTGGGCGGTCGGTTCGACGTGAACCAGCGCGTCGCCGGGGAGGCCGACTACCTCTCCGTCCACATCGACGAGGACGTTCTGCTCGTGGTGGTCCACGACGAGACGTTCGAGACGGCGTTCTACGGCGCGCTCGTCGGCCGCGACGCGCTCCGGACCCGCCACCCGGCGAAGGTCGGCGGTGTCGTCAAGGACTCGGAGTGGCAGGACGCCCGGGTGAAGGTCGAACCCGACGCGGTGGCGATGGCGACGCCGAAGGGGGAGTTCGTCGAGATCCCGTACGACGACGTGGGGGCGGTCCGGTCGGCCGAGCGGACAGTCGAGGGGTCGACCCGGCGCGTCCTCGAGGTCGAACACGCCGACGAGGAGGGGACCAGCGTCGAGACGTACTTCACGGGCAAGGCCCGCCAGTGTGCCATCCTCGCCACCGTGTTCGGCCAGCGCGAGGACCACGTCGGCGTCGACGTCGACCTCGACGAGACCGAACAGCAGGTCGTGATGGCGCTCTACTCCGGAGTCTCGCCGTTCGACATCCCCGACTTCCTCGGCATCGACGTGGACGAGGCGGAGGAACTCGTCGAGCGACTGCTCGAACTGCAGGTCGTCGAGGAGGTCCGGGTCCGGCGCGAGGTGGAGCTGAACGCGCGAGGCCGGCACATCGCCGGCGACGTCATCGAGACGCAGTAG
- a CDS encoding CheR family methyltransferase, which produces MSGSRTESSEADPAFQRLLRDVERDLGFRTSSYNDAYLRRRVEARMRRRGVEGYEAYGRLLDDEADEREALLDALSVNVTSFFRNPEVWAVVREVLREVDGRVRIWSAASSDGREAYSMAMLAFLDPAIDERRVDIVGTDIDRGILRRAREGRYRRSGTDDPVEQLTAVDGATEYVTVTDDAVVVDDRVRDLVTFRRHDLTDGEPAGEFDLVVCRNLFIYIEERAKARMVSTLLAGLAPGGHLVVGLTETLPPDCRDAFEAVDRRRRVYRQRG; this is translated from the coding sequence GTGAGTGGGAGTCGAACCGAGTCGTCCGAGGCCGACCCGGCCTTCCAGCGACTCCTGCGTGATGTGGAGCGTGACCTCGGCTTCCGGACCAGTTCGTACAACGACGCCTACCTCCGCCGACGGGTGGAGGCCCGGATGCGCCGGCGTGGTGTCGAGGGGTACGAGGCGTACGGTCGCCTCCTCGACGACGAGGCCGACGAGCGCGAGGCGTTGCTCGACGCGCTGAGCGTCAACGTCACCTCCTTCTTCCGAAATCCGGAGGTGTGGGCGGTGGTCCGGGAGGTGCTCCGGGAGGTCGACGGCCGGGTCCGCATCTGGTCGGCCGCCTCCTCGGACGGCCGGGAGGCCTACTCGATGGCGATGCTTGCGTTCCTCGACCCCGCCATCGACGAGCGTCGGGTCGACATCGTCGGGACGGACATCGACCGTGGGATACTCCGACGCGCCCGCGAGGGCCGCTACCGGCGGTCGGGCACCGACGACCCGGTCGAACAGCTCACGGCCGTCGACGGCGCCACGGAGTACGTCACGGTCACCGACGACGCGGTGGTCGTCGACGACCGGGTCCGCGACCTGGTCACGTTCCGCCGCCACGACCTGACCGACGGGGAGCCGGCCGGCGAGTTCGACCTCGTGGTGTGTCGGAACCTGTTCATCTACATCGAGGAGCGCGCGAAGGCACGGATGGTGTCGACGCTCCTGGCGGGGCTCGCCCCCGGTGGGCACCTTGTGGTCGGGCTGACCGAGACGCTGCCGCCGGACTGTCGCGACGCGTTCGAGGCCGTCGACAGACGCCGCCGGGTCTACCGGCAGCGGGGGTAG
- a CDS encoding chemotaxis protein CheA, which translates to MHDDVYQEFINEAEESIDDLNNALLELESNPDDRDAMDRIFRRAHTLKGNFGAMGFASGATLAHAVEDLLDDVRDDELAVTPALMDLVFAGVDRLEAIVADIEATGTPETEVDDVVDQIRAVLDGETVVDSADGDPTPTDPATGPSAVVPEGVREAADGGPVVRATVTLQTGEMKGVDAGLFLGDLPADLPLYGTTPDREALEAGEFDETVALYAAPVDDLAATLEGCWGVTGVEVTTVEADGAPDAVAGGEAESGAESGGGRAFETDTEADTEAGPDADGSTPKRASNTTVRSVRIDVGQLDELHELVEQLVTSRIKLRRVVDATDDRTAADAMDELEKISTNLQNTVMNMRLIPLRKVVSKFPRLVRDLARSQDKQIDLVIAGDDIELDRTILDEIADPLMHVLRNAADHGIEPPDDREMAGKPRTGTIELTATREQDHVVVEVRDDGGGIDADAIREKAAERGLHSPAELESMEDSAVHDLVFHPGFSTADEVTDVSGRGVGMDVVRTTVRKLDGNVSVDSTPGEGTLFTIRLPVSVAIIRILLVEVGGQEFGLPVSSVDEVLQTERVHTVNGREVLSHEDRVYPLVHLNRVLGDGAVASGGDGGLAADGGVRSSEAAATSGGMLVRIKPTERPVALHCDRVTQQEEVVVKPFEGPLHDVEGLSGAAVIGDGKVIPILDVATLPSSQGEVGP; encoded by the coding sequence ATGCACGACGACGTCTACCAGGAGTTCATCAACGAGGCAGAGGAGAGCATCGACGACCTGAACAACGCCCTGCTCGAGCTGGAGTCGAACCCGGACGACCGGGACGCGATGGACCGCATCTTCCGGCGAGCCCACACGCTGAAGGGGAACTTCGGCGCGATGGGGTTCGCCAGCGGCGCCACCCTCGCTCACGCCGTGGAGGACCTGCTCGACGACGTTCGCGACGACGAACTCGCCGTCACCCCGGCGCTGATGGACCTCGTGTTCGCCGGCGTCGACCGCCTCGAGGCCATCGTCGCCGACATCGAGGCGACCGGCACCCCCGAGACCGAGGTGGACGACGTGGTCGACCAGATCCGGGCCGTCCTCGACGGGGAGACGGTCGTGGACAGCGCGGACGGCGACCCCACACCCACCGACCCCGCCACGGGACCGTCCGCCGTCGTTCCCGAGGGTGTCCGCGAGGCGGCAGATGGCGGCCCGGTGGTCCGTGCCACCGTCACGCTCCAGACGGGTGAGATGAAGGGTGTCGACGCCGGCCTCTTCCTCGGCGACCTGCCGGCCGACCTGCCGCTGTACGGGACGACCCCCGACCGCGAGGCGCTGGAGGCCGGCGAGTTCGACGAGACGGTCGCGCTCTACGCCGCTCCAGTCGACGACCTCGCGGCGACGCTCGAGGGGTGCTGGGGCGTCACCGGGGTCGAGGTCACGACCGTCGAGGCGGACGGGGCTCCCGATGCCGTGGCCGGGGGCGAGGCCGAATCCGGGGCCGAGTCGGGCGGCGGAAGGGCGTTCGAGACCGACACCGAGGCGGACACGGAGGCCGGGCCGGACGCCGACGGCTCGACCCCGAAGCGCGCGTCGAACACCACCGTCCGCTCCGTGCGGATCGACGTGGGGCAACTGGACGAACTGCACGAACTGGTCGAGCAGCTCGTCACCTCGCGCATCAAGCTCCGGCGGGTGGTGGACGCCACCGACGACCGGACCGCAGCGGACGCGATGGACGAACTGGAGAAGATCTCGACGAACCTCCAGAACACGGTGATGAACATGCGGCTCATCCCGCTGCGGAAGGTGGTGAGCAAGTTCCCACGGCTCGTCCGTGACCTCGCGCGTTCGCAGGACAAGCAGATCGACCTCGTGATAGCGGGCGACGACATCGAACTGGACCGGACCATCCTCGACGAGATCGCCGACCCCCTGATGCACGTCCTGCGGAACGCCGCGGACCACGGCATCGAGCCACCGGACGACCGGGAGATGGCCGGCAAGCCGCGGACCGGGACCATCGAGCTGACCGCGACGCGCGAGCAGGACCACGTCGTCGTCGAGGTGCGCGACGACGGAGGTGGCATCGACGCCGACGCGATCCGCGAGAAGGCGGCCGAACGGGGCCTCCACTCCCCCGCCGAACTGGAGTCGATGGAGGACTCGGCGGTCCACGACCTCGTCTTCCACCCCGGCTTCTCCACCGCCGACGAGGTGACCGACGTCTCCGGCCGCGGCGTCGGGATGGACGTGGTCCGGACGACTGTGCGGAAGCTCGACGGCAACGTGAGCGTCGACTCGACGCCCGGCGAGGGGACGCTGTTCACCATCCGACTGCCGGTCTCGGTGGCCATCATCCGCATCCTGCTCGTGGAGGTGGGCGGTCAGGAGTTCGGCCTCCCCGTCTCCAGCGTCGACGAGGTCCTGCAGACCGAGCGGGTCCACACCGTGAACGGCCGCGAGGTGCTGAGCCACGAGGACCGCGTCTACCCGCTGGTCCACCTGAACCGGGTGCTCGGCGACGGCGCCGTCGCGTCCGGTGGTGACGGTGGACTCGCCGCGGACGGTGGCGTGCGGTCCAGTGAGGCCGCGGCCACCTCCGGAGGGATGCTCGTCCGCATCAAGCCGACCGAGCGGCCGGTCGCGCTGCACTGCGACCGGGTGACCCAGCAGGAGGAGGTGGTGGTCAAGCCGTTCGAGGGACCGCTCCACGACGTGGAGGGCCTCTCGGGTGCGGCGGTCATCGGCGACGGGAAGGTCATCCCCATCCTCGACGTGGCGACGCTCCCGTCGAGTCAGGGAGAGGTGGGCCCGTGA
- the cheB gene encoding chemotaxis-specific protein-glutamate methyltransferase CheB — protein MTGQRSRGKGRLRAVVVDDSAFMRSLVVETLREADVEVVATAADGHEAVAAVADHDPDVVTMDVEMPRMDGVTATAQIVRETPTPVLLVSAHTTEGAEVTLEGLSKGAADFTPKPDPDRGGVGAFRRELTEKVPAVASVDATSLVPSETATPTPATRAPAQRSYVADPVLVVGASTGGPAVVERLFADLPRAADLRVLVVQHMPDGFTARFAERLDAAGPYDVSEAGDGDRIGGGEALVAPGGSHLAVRRNAGGRLRVALDDGPRVNNVRPAVDVTMASAARRVEDPLVGVVLTGMGGDGTDGLRAMKRAGARTLAQDEATAAVFGMPRRAIGAGVVDRVVPADGVAGAVAAAVTSGGGD, from the coding sequence GTGACCGGCCAGCGGTCCCGGGGGAAGGGCAGACTCCGGGCCGTCGTCGTCGACGACTCGGCGTTCATGCGGTCGCTCGTCGTCGAGACGCTCCGCGAGGCGGACGTGGAGGTGGTAGCGACGGCCGCCGACGGGCACGAAGCCGTCGCCGCCGTGGCCGACCACGATCCCGACGTGGTGACGATGGACGTGGAGATGCCCCGGATGGACGGGGTGACCGCCACGGCGCAGATCGTCCGCGAGACGCCGACGCCGGTGTTGCTCGTCTCGGCCCACACCACCGAGGGGGCCGAGGTGACCCTCGAGGGGCTCTCGAAGGGGGCGGCCGACTTCACGCCGAAACCCGACCCCGACCGGGGCGGGGTGGGCGCGTTCCGGCGCGAACTCACCGAGAAGGTGCCGGCCGTGGCGAGCGTCGACGCGACCAGTCTGGTCCCGTCGGAGACAGCCACGCCGACCCCTGCGACGCGCGCGCCCGCCCAGCGGTCGTACGTCGCGGACCCCGTCCTCGTCGTGGGGGCGTCGACGGGCGGCCCGGCGGTCGTCGAACGGCTGTTCGCCGACCTGCCGCGGGCGGCCGACCTGCGCGTGCTGGTGGTCCAGCACATGCCCGACGGGTTCACCGCGCGGTTCGCCGAGCGACTGGACGCGGCCGGCCCGTACGACGTGTCCGAGGCGGGCGACGGTGACCGAATCGGCGGCGGCGAGGCGCTCGTGGCGCCCGGCGGGTCGCACCTCGCGGTGCGGCGCAACGCCGGCGGTCGCCTCCGGGTCGCCCTCGACGACGGACCGCGGGTGAACAACGTCCGCCCCGCGGTCGACGTGACGATGGCGAGCGCCGCCCGACGGGTCGAGGACCCGCTCGTCGGGGTCGTCCTCACGGGCATGGGCGGTGACGGCACAGACGGCCTGCGGGCGATGAAGCGGGCCGGCGCGCGGACGCTGGCACAGGACGAGGCGACGGCGGCGGTGTTCGGGATGCCGCGCCGGGCCATCGGTGCCGGCGTCGTCGACCGGGTGGTCCCGGCCGACGGCGTGGCGGGCGCGGTGGCCGCGGCGGTGACGAGCGGTGGAGGGGACTGA